A window of the Cutaneotrichosporon cavernicola HIS019 DNA, chromosome: 6 genome harbors these coding sequences:
- a CDS encoding uncharacterized protein (Carboxymuconolactone decarboxylase family): MTNPNKPPILREVPRSQVTDPNVLEYYNKLFGDRDPTVERGTATGTPGDWWTTFALTPDIFNHCTDGFKLYRNPGRKLDPVLRELGQTRAGWVKGSQFVFSQHCKSLRGLNVSEAKIKSIPYWAVADCYDEKERTVLAYTDALTMGDGRVPLEVFDKLKTFLDHVEIMEFTYIICLYGMHAVMTRALRLEYDAREDPIVEIAAPEGFSAADFLGGSKKPQKE, encoded by the coding sequence ATGACCAACCCCAACAAGCCACCTATCCTGAGAGAAGTCCCGCGCTCTCAAGTGACCGACCCCAACGTCCTCGAATACTACAACAAGCTCTTTGGAGACCGCGACCCAACCGTCGAACGCGGGACGGCGACGGGTACGCCGGGCGACTGGTGGACAACCTTTGCCCTCACACCCGACATTTTCAACCACTGCACTGACGGCTTCAAGCTCTACCGCAACCCGGGGCGTAAGCTCGACCCCGTCCtccgcgagcttggccaaACACGGGCCGGATGGGTCAAGGGCTCTCAATTCGTGTTTAGTCAGCACTGCAAGTCCCTCCGCGGCCTCAATGTGAGCGAGGCCAAGATCAAATCCATCCCATATTGGGCAGTCGCCGATTGTTATGACGAGAAAGAACGCACTGTCCTCGCGTATACCGACGCACTTACgatgggagatgggcggGTGCCGCTCGAGGTGTttgacaagctcaagaCTTTCTTGGACCATGTCGAAATCATGGAGTTTACCTATATCATTTGCCTTTATGGCATGCACGCCGTTATGACTCGTGCGCTGAGGCTCGAATAcgatgcgcgcgaggaccCGATTGTCGAGATTGCCGCGCCGGAAGGATTTAGCGCAGCAGACTTCCTCGGCGGTTCAAAGAAGCCACAGAAGGAGTAG